A genomic region of Arachis hypogaea cultivar Tifrunner chromosome 5, arahy.Tifrunner.gnm2.J5K5, whole genome shotgun sequence contains the following coding sequences:
- the LOC112800315 gene encoding SKP1-like protein 1B, whose amino-acid sequence MSSTRKITLKSSDGEAFEVDEAVALESQTIKHMIEDDCADSGIPLPNVTSKILAKVIEYCKKHVEAANAEERPNEEDLKTWDADFVKVDQATLFDLILAANYLNIKSLLDLTCQTVADMIKGKTPEEIRKTFNIKNDFTPEEEEEVRRENQWAFE is encoded by the exons ATGTCGTCGACGAGGAAGATCACCCTCAAGAGCTCGGACGGAGAGGCGTTCGAGGTGGACGAGGCGGTGGCGCTGGAATCGCAGACGATCAAGCACATGATCGAGGACGATTGCGCCGACAGCGGCATCCCTCTCCCCAACGTCACCAGCAAGATCCTTGCGAAGGTCATCGAGTACTGCAAGAAGCACGTCGAGGCTGCGAACGCCGAAGAGAGGCCCAACGAGGAAGACCTCAAGACCTGGGACGCAGATTTCGTCAAGGTTGACCAGGCCACCCTCTTCGATCTCATCCTG GCTGCGAACTACTTGAACATCAAGAGCCTTCTGGACCTCACATGCCAAACTGTGGCAGACATGATCAAGGGGAAGACTCCCGAGGAAATTCGTAAGACCTTCAACATCAAGAATGATTTCACTccggaggaagaggaggaagttCGTCGGGAAAACCAATGGGCATTTGAATGA
- the LOC112800316 gene encoding protein MID1-COMPLEMENTING ACTIVITY 1-like encodes MASPWDHMGEIANVAQLTGLDAVRLIGLIVKAASTARMHKKNCRQFAQHLKLIGNLLEQLKISELKRYPETREPLEQLEDALRRSYILVNSCQDRSYLYLLAMGWNIVYQFRKAQNEIDRYLRLVPLITLVDNARVRERLEVIEKDQREYTLDVEDEKVQTVILKPDPDKDDAAMLKKTLSCSYPNCSFTEALKKENEKLRLELQRSQANLDMNQCQVIQRLLDVTEIAAHTLPEKTDKVHKKEEYNYNDVDNDNDHSSSEKYQVKSDPLSTSRSAVCQKDLLSNGGSYQQEDWHTDLLGCCSEPSLCMKTFFYPCGTFSKIATVAKGRPISSGDACSELMAYSLVLSCCCYTCCVRRKLRKMLNITGGFIDDFLSHLMCCCCALVQEWREVEIRGVSDREKTKTSPPPSQYMES; translated from the exons ATGGCGTCTCCTTGGGATCATATGGGGGAAATTGCAAATGTGGCTCAGTTAACTGGTCTAGATGCAGTGCGTTTGATTGGGTTGATTGTGAAAGCGGCGAGCACGGCGAGGATGCATAAGAAAAACTGCAGGCAATTTGCACAGCATCTCAAGTTGATTGGGAACTTGTTGGAGCAGCTGAAGATCTCGGAGCTGAAGAGGTACCCTGAGACAAGGGAGCCATTGGAGCAGCTTGAGGATGCTCTCAGAAGGTCATATATATTGGTGAATAGTTGTCAGGACAGGAGCTACCTCTACTTGCTGGCCATGGGATGGAACATTGTTTATCAGTTCAGGAAGGCACAAAACGAGATTGACAGATACTTGCGGCTCGTTCCGCTCATCACTCTTGTTGACAATGCTCGAGTCAGG GAGAGACTTGAAGTTATTGAAAAGGATCAACGTGAGTACACACTGGATGTTGAGGATGAAAAGGTGCAGACAGTTATTTTAAAACCAGATCCTGACAAAGATGATGCTGCAATGCTGAAGAAAACACTTTCTTGTTCATATCCCAACTGTTCATTCACCGAAGcacttaaaaaagaaaatgaaaagcttaGACTAGAGCTACAACGTTCACAAGCAAATCTTGATATGAATCAATGTCAAGTCATTCAACGGTTGTTAGATGTCACAGAAATTGCAGCTCATACTCTTCCAGAGAAGACTGACAAGGTTCATAAGAAGGAGGAATACAACTATAATGATGTAGATAATGACAACGACCATTCATCTAGTGAAAAATACCAAGTTAAAAGTGACCCACTTTCCACATCAAG ATCAGCAGTTTGCCAAAAGGATCTGCTGTCAAATGGAGGTTCATATCAGCAGGAAGACTGGCATACTGATTTACTTGGCTGTTGTTCTGAACCTTCTCTTT GTATGAAGACATTTTTCTATCCTTGTGGAACATTTTCAAAGATTGCCACTGTTGCAAAAGGCAGGCCCATAT CTTCTGGAGATGCATGTAGTGAATTGATGGCATATTCATTGGTTTTGTCTTGCTGTTGTTATACCTGCTGCGTAAGGAGGAAGCTTCGGAAGATGTTGAACATCACC GGAGGCTTTATTGATGATTTTCTATCTCATTTGATGTGTTGCTGCTGTGCCCTTGTGCAAGAATGGAGAGAAGTGGAGATCCGCGGAGTTAGTG ATCGCGAGAAGACCAAAACAAGCCCTCCACCTTCCCAGTACATGGAATCTTAG